Proteins encoded in a region of the Triticum dicoccoides isolate Atlit2015 ecotype Zavitan chromosome 3A, WEW_v2.0, whole genome shotgun sequence genome:
- the LOC119271033 gene encoding uncharacterized protein LOC119271033 — protein sequence MRRRTSVSTLLLHLPTNAPGPSCCSPPPRICINKTWQLLQSTSFNSSRSTPPRSHKLAAKSPRSIEPEMALDAAAAGHLDRSHQPTSAQRGLVAAPLMGIGHYLQLQVASTCSCREHRLAAGGGVDLKLATHGTMTYCHNGPPPTAGAPAPRPFNYATSGRSTMPPAIVDSICFLPLYAASSMSYSPLLCLEERRELVQLWLLLCCVMPLNNAMQSSGENLQVTTPVVAISARADPTPVENSSTQKAQVVD from the exons ATGCGGCGTCGGACTAGCGTATCCACGCTGCTCCTCCACCTCCCGACCAATGCCCCCGGCCCCTCCTGCTGCTCACCTCCTCCTCGCATATGCATCAACAAAACATGGCAGCTGCTGCAGTCCACATCATTCAACAGTAGCAGGTCAACTCCTCCAAGGTCACACAAGCTCGCCGCCAAAAGCCCACGGTCTATTGAGCCAGAGATGGCACTGGACGCTGCCGCGGCCGGTCATCTGGATCGGAGCCACCAACCCACGTCCGCACAGAGGGGGCTGGTAGCAGCCCCGTTGATGGGGATTGGGCACTATCTGCAGCTACAAGTGGCATCGACCTGCAGCTGCAGGGAGCATCGACTTGCAGCTGGAGGAGGTGTCGACCTAAAGCTCGCCACCCACGGCACTATGACCTACTGCCACAACGGTCCACCACCTACAGCCGGCGCCCCAGCGCCTCGGCCGTTCAACTATGCCACCTCAGGCCGTTCAACTATGCCCCCCGCCATCGTCGACTCCATTTGCTTCCTTCCGCTCTACGCGGCCAGCTCCATGAGCTACTCGCCTCTACTCTGTTTAGAAGAGCGTCGTGAGCTCGTCCAACTATGGCTGCTTCTCTGCTG TGTCATGCCGTTAAATAATGCCATGCAATCATCAGGTGAAAACCTGCAGGTGACAACTCCTGTTGTGGCCATTTCTGCTCGGGCAGATCCCACTCCTGTTGAGAATAGCAGCACACAAAAGGCTCAAGTTGTCGATTAG